One genomic region from Rosa rugosa chromosome 1, drRosRugo1.1, whole genome shotgun sequence encodes:
- the LOC133731141 gene encoding uncharacterized protein LOC133731141, whose protein sequence is MAEQSEVISQFQPHVAAQLVPVKLTEDNYSLWKSLLVPLLKKYDMFNMVQGTEQPLTEDKDQKCMSFMKLTLSEAMLPYAAEASSSSRALWLKLEQQGDIAESRLFLLKSRLTKLKKGKLSMSDYYQSAKQMADRLKAGGSPVADGDFLKHVLNGLPSDYDNFANLIRAGTEAITTPEELHDILVGEESSRRGERCRKVIKYGAFVFVGYLVGYVIGWEKGWADARRT, encoded by the coding sequence ATGGCTGAACAATCTGAGGTGATTTCACAATTCCAGCCTCATGTTGCTGCCCAGCTTGTGCCGGTTAAACTCACTGAAGACAACTATTCACTCTGGAAATCTTTGCTAGTCCCACTTCTAAAGAAGTATGACATGTTCAATATGGTTCAAGGAACAGAGCAGCCTTTGACAGAAGACAAAGACCAAAAGTGCATGAGCTTCATGAAGCTCACTTTGTCGGAGGCCATGCTCCCATACGCTGCAGAAGCAAGCTCAAGTTCCCGAGCTCTATGGTTAAAGTTGGAACAGCAAGGCGACATTGCAGAATCTCGACTGTTCCTGCTCAAGTCTCGCCTCACAAAGCTGAAGAAAGGAAAGTTAAGTATGTCCGATTACTATCAATCAGCAAAACAAATGGCTGATAGACTCAAGGCTGGGGGATCTCCAGTGGCTGATGGTGATTTTCTTAAGCACGTCCTTAACGGACTTCCGTCTGATTATGATAACTTTGCCAACTTGATCAGAGCTGGAACTGAAGCCATAACTACTCCAGAGGAGCTGCATGACATACTAGTGGGTGAAGAATCTAGCCGTAGAGGAGAGAGGTGTCGTAAAGTCATCAAGTACGGCGCTTTTGTTTTCGTTGGTTATCTCGTTGGATACGTCATTGGTTGGGAGAAGGGTTGGGCCGATGCTAGAAGAACGTAG